A stretch of the Clostridium fungisolvens genome encodes the following:
- the rsmD gene encoding 16S rRNA (guanine(966)-N(2))-methyltransferase RsmD has protein sequence MRIIAGKAKGRKLLSPPTYDTRPTLDRVKEAMFSSIQFYIPDAVVIDIFAGTGSLGLEAASRGAKECYLVDKSPITYPVLRENIQNLKFDDFCFSLNMDAYSALNSMADKGKVFNIIFIDPPYLKNMIPDAIKIVEDRNLLDPNGIIVTKIDTSEEIYQGSEKIKITNERKYGNTTVVFYKYKEV, from the coding sequence ATGAGAATCATAGCGGGAAAAGCAAAAGGAAGAAAATTATTATCGCCCCCTACATATGATACAAGACCAACATTAGATAGGGTAAAAGAAGCTATGTTCAGTAGCATACAATTTTACATTCCTGATGCTGTTGTAATTGATATATTTGCGGGAACTGGTAGTTTAGGATTGGAGGCTGCAAGTAGAGGTGCCAAAGAATGCTATTTAGTTGATAAAAGTCCGATAACATATCCAGTTTTAAGGGAGAATATTCAAAACTTGAAATTTGATGATTTCTGCTTCTCTTTAAACATGGATGCATATAGTGCCTTAAACTCAATGGCTGATAAAGGAAAGGTTTTTAATATTATTTTTATTGATCCACCTTACCTAAAGAATATGATTCCTGATGCGATAAAGATAGTAGAGGATAGAAATTTACTAGATCCCAATGGAATAATTGTAACTAAAATAGATACTAGTGAAGAAATATATCAAGGTAGTGAAAAAATTAAAATAACTAATGAAAGAAAATATGGAAATACAACCGTTGTCTTTTATAAATACAAGGAGGTCTAA
- the recG gene encoding ATP-dependent DNA helicase RecG: MDIYSEIKKLKGVGPKLEEKLNRCGIFTMLDLLLYFPRDYEFVDGNPNIDDISEEVKQIINCKVVSFERDIRTKNGKRLTSISLKYENTKVIAKWFNQPYIKNNFKIGENYNLMGKYKKVGNYLEIVNPTIVFRDASENEILPVYPLKGDITGGVISKLVNSILCNIVIGENLPEYLLSKYNLVSLDEAIRNIHFPSTKEKLNGAITRLKFQELFTYSVKLLMLKNHLKQGNNGIKFTMCSELTDLKESLPYQLTNAQAKVVREILLDQKSSSPMNRLVQGDVGSGKTVVAFISMFNVYKNGYQVAMMAPTEILASQHFYEAKKLLGKFDIDIELLTGSTTNKEKIRIKEKISSGIPIVVIGTHAIIQEDVNFTNLGLVVTDEQHRFGVEQRSKLINKGKEPDVLVMTATPIPRTLALYLYSDLDVSIIDELPPGRKKIETLFFQSESKNQAYSLALDEINKGRQVYVVCPLIEEDEDGKLNSVDKVYNDLSDGVLKEHKIEKLHGKMAPKDKEDIVNRFKEGHIKALISTTVIEVGVNVPNASVMIIENCERFGLSQLHQLRGRVGRGQYQSYCILVGNAKNNITKKRMMIMTESNDGFYIAEQDLKLRGSGEMFGLRQSGDSGLILADIIEDMKILRCASEEAKIILQSSDLNNVKLISEISKNLSRSSKYICFN, encoded by the coding sequence ATGGATATATATAGCGAGATAAAAAAATTAAAAGGAGTAGGGCCTAAATTAGAAGAAAAGTTAAATCGTTGTGGTATTTTTACTATGTTAGATTTGCTTCTCTATTTTCCAAGAGATTATGAATTTGTGGATGGAAATCCTAATATAGATGATATTTCTGAAGAAGTTAAACAGATAATTAATTGTAAGGTAGTTTCATTTGAAAGAGATATTAGAACTAAAAATGGAAAGAGGCTAACCTCCATTTCTTTAAAATATGAAAATACAAAAGTTATAGCAAAATGGTTTAACCAACCGTACATAAAGAACAATTTTAAAATTGGTGAAAACTATAATTTAATGGGGAAATACAAAAAGGTAGGAAATTATCTGGAAATAGTTAATCCTACTATAGTATTTAGGGATGCTAGTGAAAATGAAATACTACCAGTATATCCCTTGAAGGGTGATATTACTGGAGGAGTTATATCAAAGCTCGTTAACAGTATACTTTGCAATATAGTTATTGGCGAAAATTTACCAGAATACTTACTGTCAAAGTATAATCTAGTTTCTTTAGACGAAGCTATAAGAAATATACATTTCCCTTCTACAAAAGAAAAGTTAAACGGAGCAATTACAAGATTGAAATTTCAAGAGTTGTTTACATATTCGGTAAAACTCTTAATGTTAAAGAATCACTTAAAACAGGGCAATAATGGCATTAAATTTACCATGTGTTCAGAACTCACAGATTTAAAAGAATCGCTTCCTTATCAGTTAACTAATGCACAAGCAAAAGTTGTGAGAGAAATACTTCTTGACCAGAAAAGTTCTAGTCCTATGAACAGACTTGTCCAAGGAGATGTAGGAAGTGGTAAGACTGTTGTAGCATTTATATCTATGTTTAATGTATATAAGAACGGATATCAAGTTGCTATGATGGCACCAACTGAAATTTTGGCATCACAACATTTTTATGAGGCTAAAAAGCTACTTGGCAAATTCGACATAGATATTGAACTTCTGACAGGAAGTACTACAAATAAGGAGAAAATTAGGATAAAAGAAAAAATTTCTTCTGGAATACCTATTGTTGTAATAGGGACTCATGCTATAATACAGGAAGATGTTAATTTTACAAATTTAGGGTTGGTCGTAACTGATGAGCAGCATAGATTTGGTGTAGAACAAAGAAGTAAACTAATCAATAAAGGGAAAGAACCAGATGTTCTAGTTATGACTGCGACACCAATACCTAGAACTTTAGCTTTATATTTATATAGTGACTTGGATGTTTCTATTATTGACGAACTTCCACCTGGGAGAAAAAAGATTGAGACATTATTCTTTCAAAGTGAATCCAAAAATCAAGCATATAGTTTAGCACTAGATGAAATTAACAAAGGAAGACAAGTATATGTGGTATGCCCTTTAATAGAAGAGGATGAAGACGGAAAGCTAAATTCTGTTGATAAAGTCTATAATGACCTTAGCGATGGGGTTTTAAAAGAACATAAAATCGAAAAACTACATGGAAAGATGGCCCCAAAGGATAAAGAAGACATTGTAAATAGATTTAAAGAAGGTCATATAAAAGCCTTAATATCAACAACTGTTATTGAGGTTGGGGTAAATGTGCCTAATGCTAGTGTAATGATTATTGAGAATTGCGAAAGATTTGGATTAAGTCAGCTACATCAGCTTAGAGGAAGAGTAGGTAGAGGTCAATATCAATCTTATTGTATCCTTGTTGGTAATGCTAAAAATAATATTACTAAGAAAAGAATGATGATAATGACCGAAAGTAACGATGGATTTTATATTGCAGAACAAGATTTAAAACTAAGAGGGTCTGGTGAAATGTTTGGTTTAAGACAAAGTGGAGATTCAGGATTGATTTTAGCAGATATAATTGAAGATATGAAGATCCTAAGATGTGCTAGCGAAGAAGCTAAAATAATCTTACAGAGTTCAGACCTAAATAATGTAAAACTAATTTCAGAGATTAGTAAAAATCTATCTAGAAGTTCAAAGTATATTTGCTTCAACTAA
- a CDS encoding DAK2 domain-containing protein, whose protein sequence is MNYIRINGENFYNMVINASNRLEEQSEYVNSLNVFPVPDGDTGTNMSMTFKAAVKEIEALKGASLGEISKKLAKGALMGARGNSGVILSQILRGISKGLENKVEADTTEFANALSEGAKSAYKAVMRPTEGTILTIIRAASEAASESSATDVTVLMEQVCNHSKTMLDRTPEMLPALKKAGVVDSGGMGLLIILQGMYEALEKNLQAEIQNFKPAVTGVSAANNMEDHEIKFGYCTEFIIMGDSSKSNKFKDEIENLGDSMIVVGYEDVIKVHIHTNDPGAVLSKAVKLGELSKIKIDNMREEHRHLLVEKEYEDVPDENIVAVEQEVEEKKKYAFVSVAMGSGIKNIFKDLGVDYVIEGGQTMNPSTLDILECIDKLNAEHIFVFPNNKNIIMAANQAAEISDKHIVVVPTKTIPQGITCITMFNPEAEVEENIKELNDSIELVKSASVTYAVRDTEMDGIEIKEGNILGLIESKIKHVGGDVYEVTEELLNQMVDEDSELITLFYGKECDENEVKQFVSRLEKKYPDIDVQCYNGEQPLYYFLVSVE, encoded by the coding sequence ATGAATTATATTAGAATTAACGGTGAAAATTTTTATAACATGGTGATTAACGCAAGTAATAGATTGGAAGAACAAAGCGAGTATGTTAATTCGCTTAATGTTTTCCCAGTTCCAGATGGTGATACTGGAACTAATATGTCAATGACTTTTAAAGCTGCTGTTAAGGAGATTGAAGCCTTAAAAGGAGCTTCTTTGGGCGAGATCTCAAAAAAACTTGCTAAAGGCGCTTTAATGGGAGCAAGAGGAAATTCAGGAGTTATATTATCCCAAATACTTAGAGGTATTTCAAAGGGATTAGAAAATAAAGTGGAAGCGGATACAACTGAGTTTGCCAACGCTTTATCAGAAGGTGCAAAGTCAGCTTATAAAGCAGTTATGAGACCAACAGAAGGTACAATTTTAACTATCATAAGAGCTGCTTCAGAAGCTGCTTCAGAATCTTCTGCTACTGATGTAACAGTTTTAATGGAACAAGTTTGTAATCACAGTAAAACAATGTTAGATAGAACACCTGAGATGCTTCCAGCCTTGAAAAAAGCAGGAGTTGTAGATTCTGGTGGAATGGGCCTTTTAATTATATTGCAAGGAATGTATGAGGCTTTAGAAAAAAATCTACAAGCAGAAATACAAAACTTTAAACCAGCAGTTACTGGAGTATCAGCTGCAAATAACATGGAGGATCATGAAATTAAATTCGGATATTGTACTGAATTTATAATTATGGGAGATAGCTCTAAATCTAATAAGTTTAAAGATGAAATAGAGAACTTGGGAGATTCTATGATTGTTGTTGGATATGAAGACGTTATAAAAGTTCATATTCATACTAATGATCCTGGTGCAGTTCTTTCAAAGGCAGTTAAACTAGGTGAATTATCAAAGATTAAGATTGATAATATGAGAGAAGAACATAGACATCTTTTAGTTGAAAAAGAATATGAAGATGTACCGGACGAAAATATAGTAGCTGTTGAACAAGAGGTTGAAGAAAAGAAAAAATATGCTTTTGTATCGGTAGCAATGGGATCTGGAATAAAAAATATATTCAAGGATTTAGGAGTTGACTATGTAATTGAGGGTGGTCAAACTATGAATCCAAGTACTTTAGATATACTTGAATGCATAGATAAATTGAATGCGGAGCATATTTTCGTATTCCCAAACAATAAGAATATTATAATGGCTGCTAACCAAGCTGCAGAAATATCTGATAAGCATATAGTGGTTGTTCCTACAAAGACAATCCCTCAAGGTATTACATGTATAACTATGTTTAATCCAGAGGCTGAGGTTGAGGAAAATATAAAGGAACTTAATGATTCAATCGAATTAGTTAAGTCAGCATCTGTAACATATGCAGTAAGAGATACTGAAATGGACGGAATAGAAATAAAAGAAGGAAATATACTAGGGCTAATTGAAAGCAAAATTAAGCATGTTGGCGGCGATGTATATGAAGTTACCGAAGAGTTATTAAACCAAATGGTAGACGAAGACAGCGAGCTTATTACCTTATTCTATGGAAAAGAATGCGATGAAAATGAAGTTAAGCAATTCGTTTCTAGACTTGAAAAGAAGTATCCTGATATAGATGTTCAGTGCTATAATGGAGAGCAACCATTATATTATTTCCTTGTATCTGTAGAATAA
- a CDS encoding Asp23/Gls24 family envelope stress response protein, whose product MLGVSNEFGNISYSDEVVAKIVGLSTMECYGVVGMVSKNATDGFWELIRVENLSKGVKINFKEDKLNVELFVMVEYGTKISVIANNIIQKVRYNVENYTGIKVSSITVNVQAVRV is encoded by the coding sequence ATGTTAGGCGTATCAAATGAATTTGGAAATATATCATATTCTGATGAAGTAGTTGCTAAAATAGTTGGACTTTCAACTATGGAATGCTATGGTGTTGTTGGAATGGTATCTAAAAATGCAACTGATGGTTTTTGGGAGCTAATAAGGGTTGAGAATTTAAGCAAAGGTGTTAAAATAAATTTTAAAGAAGATAAATTAAATGTAGAATTATTCGTTATGGTTGAGTACGGTACAAAGATATCTGTTATAGCAAATAATATAATTCAAAAAGTAAGATATAATGTTGAAAATTATACTGGGATTAAAGTATCATCAATAACTGTTAACGTGCAAGCTGTGAGAGTTTAG
- the rpmB gene encoding 50S ribosomal protein L28 produces MSRKCEICNKGVISGVQYSHSHRQSKRKWAPNIKKVKAVVNGTPKTVHVCTRCLRSGKVQRAV; encoded by the coding sequence ATGTCAAGAAAATGCGAAATCTGCAACAAGGGTGTAATATCAGGAGTACAATACAGCCACTCACACAGACAAAGCAAGAGAAAATGGGCTCCTAACATAAAGAAAGTTAAAGCTGTAGTTAACGGAACACCAAAAACTGTTCATGTTTGTACTAGATGCTTACGTTCAGGTAAGGTTCAAAGAGCTGTCTAA
- a CDS encoding thiamine diphosphokinase, with translation MKAVIVAGGKAPSEDLFLCEIRDADFLIAADSGVNVFYKYNITPNVILGDFDSAKYEAINAFKEVELVKFKPEKDFTDSELAFKNAIEHGANEIVLLGCTGTRLDHTIANIGLLKRALDLNIKAKIKDENNCIFLVSKDTVLQGSHGQTISFQAFGETVRNFYIANAKYPLHDYNLEFGDGRTVSNEFIDRSIEIKFSSGIVMVIYSND, from the coding sequence ATGAAAGCTGTTATAGTAGCAGGAGGAAAGGCTCCAAGCGAAGATTTATTTTTATGTGAAATTAGAGATGCAGATTTTTTAATAGCTGCAGACAGTGGTGTTAATGTTTTTTATAAATATAATATTACTCCTAATGTGATATTAGGTGATTTTGATTCTGCAAAATATGAAGCAATTAATGCATTCAAAGAAGTAGAGTTAGTTAAGTTCAAGCCGGAAAAGGATTTTACAGATAGTGAATTAGCTTTTAAAAATGCAATAGAACACGGAGCAAATGAGATTGTTTTACTTGGATGTACTGGTACTAGGCTTGATCATACTATTGCTAATATAGGACTATTAAAGCGTGCCTTAGACTTGAATATAAAGGCCAAAATTAAAGATGAAAACAACTGTATTTTTTTAGTTTCTAAAGATACGGTACTTCAAGGTTCTCACGGACAAACTATATCTTTTCAAGCTTTTGGAGAGACTGTAAGAAACTTTTATATAGCGAATGCAAAATATCCACTTCATGATTATAACTTAGAATTTGGAGACGGAAGAACAGTTTCAAATGAATTTATAGATAGATCAATTGAAATTAAATTTTCCTCTGGCATTGTTATGGTTATTTATAGCAATGACTAA
- the rpe gene encoding ribulose-phosphate 3-epimerase codes for MVVFSPSILAADFTRLGEQIKRVDEAGAEFIHIDVMDGAFVPNISFGFPIIKAIRPLTKKVFDVHLMVEEPARYIDEFIATGADIITIHYEADRHIDRTISYIKSKGIKAGISLNPATPVEFIKHLIPKLDMVLIMSVNPGFGGQKFIDYSLEKIKEVKELSEKYNSELLIEVDGGIDKSNIKKVVESGANVIVAGSSVFSGDNIENNLMELRKVL; via the coding sequence ATGGTAGTTTTTTCACCATCGATTTTAGCAGCAGATTTTACTAGATTAGGAGAGCAGATAAAACGAGTAGATGAAGCTGGGGCTGAATTTATTCACATTGATGTTATGGATGGAGCTTTCGTTCCAAACATATCTTTTGGATTTCCTATAATAAAGGCAATTAGACCTTTAACAAAAAAGGTTTTTGATGTTCATCTAATGGTTGAAGAACCTGCAAGATATATAGATGAGTTTATAGCCACAGGAGCTGATATAATTACAATACACTACGAAGCTGATAGACATATTGATAGAACTATTTCTTATATAAAAAGCAAAGGAATAAAGGCTGGAATATCACTTAATCCTGCAACTCCTGTTGAATTTATTAAGCACCTAATACCAAAACTAGATATGGTTCTTATAATGTCTGTAAATCCAGGTTTTGGTGGTCAAAAATTTATTGATTATTCTTTAGAAAAAATTAAGGAAGTAAAAGAATTATCAGAAAAATATAATTCTGAACTTCTTATAGAAGTAGATGGTGGAATAGATAAGAGTAATATAAAGAAAGTTGTTGAGTCAGGGGCTAATGTAATAGTAGCAGGTTCTTCAGTTTTTAGTGGAGATAACATAGAAAATAATTTAATGGAGCTTAGAAAGGTGCTATAG
- the rsgA gene encoding ribosome small subunit-dependent GTPase A, which yields MTGTIIKGIGGFYYIKTEEGIIECKARGIFRHNDLKPMVGDKVEIEVTNGKGVINSIHERTSELIRPTVSNVTQAYVVFAIKNPDINFDLLNRFLVLCEHNNIKAIVCLNKIDLCSEEERTNMKNIINNLGYEVLYINAKGQLGLDVLRSRLSDNVTVLCGPSGAGKSTLINALADKEHMETGEISEKLKRGKHTTRHSELIPVEHGFLVDTPGFSSLDLDFIEKDDLKYCFPEFIDYNEECKFTGCNHYKEPKCAVKNAVEEGKISTLRYEFYIRSLEDIMRRKIKW from the coding sequence ATGACAGGTACAATAATTAAAGGCATTGGTGGTTTTTATTATATAAAGACAGAGGAAGGAATAATTGAATGTAAGGCAAGAGGTATATTTAGACATAATGATCTGAAGCCTATGGTAGGAGATAAGGTTGAGATAGAAGTTACTAATGGAAAAGGAGTAATTAACTCTATACATGAAAGGACTTCGGAGCTTATAAGACCTACTGTATCAAATGTTACTCAGGCATATGTAGTGTTTGCTATAAAAAATCCTGATATAAATTTTGATTTGCTTAATAGGTTTTTAGTATTGTGTGAGCACAATAATATAAAGGCTATTGTTTGTCTTAATAAGATTGATTTATGTAGCGAAGAAGAAAGAACTAATATGAAAAATATCATAAATAATCTGGGATATGAAGTTTTATACATAAATGCAAAAGGACAACTGGGGCTAGACGTTTTAAGGAGTAGGCTCTCAGATAATGTAACTGTATTATGTGGCCCATCAGGTGCTGGAAAATCCACTCTTATTAATGCATTAGCTGACAAAGAGCATATGGAGACTGGAGAAATAAGCGAGAAACTAAAAAGAGGAAAACATACTACTAGACATAGTGAACTTATTCCGGTGGAACATGGATTTTTAGTTGACACTCCTGGTTTTTCAAGTTTAGATTTAGATTTTATTGAAAAAGATGATCTAAAGTATTGTTTCCCTGAGTTTATTGATTATAATGAAGAGTGTAAGTTTACAGGATGTAATCATTACAAAGAACCTAAATGTGCAGTAAAGAATGCAGTAGAGGAAGGTAAGATAAGCACACTTAGATACGAATTTTACATAAGATCACTAGAAGACATAATGAGGAGGAAAATTAAATGGTAG
- the pknB gene encoding Stk1 family PASTA domain-containing Ser/Thr kinase, translated as MVGKVLGERYEILEKIGEGGMSYVYKAKCHKLKRYVAVKILKDSFTNNEEIIEKFKREATAIANLTNPNIVNILDVGTQDNIHYIVMEYVKGKNLKEIINEHGKFSYESAISIASKVANALDCAHRNNIIHRDIKPQNILVTEEGIVKVTDFGIAKSTDSSTITYTNSVMGSAHYFSPEQAKGSYIDCRTDLYSLGVVLYEMVTGRVPFDGESPVAVALKHIQEEVVPPKNINSKIPDSLNTLILKATEKEPIKRYQSAKEMIGDLEKIKENPNAQIIIPVESLDDDHTRIMEPITVEAIKQAAARKVSNVKSKDIDEEDEDDEYYDDEDEEEKLTPKQKKQRTKNRILLGLLFLLLLVIGAVSAYAITNNKVRLNPTTTSEQVEVPNVVGMTRDQAKSTIESNGLVFVDGGQENSDKPKDTVSQVVPGVGEKVDKKSEIKVIISAGVATIKVPDLVSQGLDADGAKKAIASAGFSVGKQTEDFSDTVAKGKVMSQNPAANDVRNKDDNTSIDFVISKGPQPVIVPNLIGMTVDGAQKYLSDNKLSLNLKPTVVDTDKIDLKDQDGKIFNQTLPTGKEVDKNSDITVQYYRYTPRKIDVTEIIGKTRDFVENQWSNRNNVAYKFDDPSQPKDAIVDSVSPTQVNQGDAVTIKLKPANKPAQ; from the coding sequence ATGGTAGGTAAGGTTTTAGGAGAAAGATATGAAATCCTTGAGAAGATAGGCGAAGGGGGAATGTCCTATGTCTACAAAGCAAAATGTCATAAGCTAAAAAGATATGTAGCAGTAAAAATACTAAAAGATTCCTTTACCAATAATGAAGAAATCATCGAAAAATTTAAAAGAGAAGCTACTGCCATTGCCAATTTGACTAATCCTAATATTGTAAATATATTAGATGTAGGCACACAAGATAATATTCACTATATAGTCATGGAATATGTAAAAGGTAAGAATCTTAAAGAAATAATAAATGAGCATGGAAAGTTTTCCTATGAAAGTGCAATAAGCATAGCATCTAAAGTAGCTAATGCGCTAGATTGTGCACATAGAAATAATATAATACATAGGGATATAAAACCTCAAAATATACTGGTTACTGAAGAAGGTATAGTAAAGGTTACAGACTTTGGTATTGCAAAATCAACGGACTCTTCTACAATTACGTATACTAATAGTGTTATGGGATCTGCTCATTATTTTTCTCCAGAGCAGGCAAAAGGAAGTTATATAGATTGTAGAACTGATTTATATTCTTTAGGAGTAGTGTTGTATGAAATGGTAACTGGTAGAGTTCCTTTTGATGGTGAATCACCAGTAGCTGTAGCTTTAAAACACATTCAGGAAGAAGTAGTTCCACCGAAGAATATAAATAGCAAAATTCCGGATAGCTTAAACACTCTAATTCTAAAAGCAACTGAAAAAGAGCCAATAAAGAGATATCAAAGTGCTAAAGAAATGATAGGGGATTTAGAAAAAATTAAAGAAAATCCAAATGCTCAAATAATTATACCAGTTGAATCTTTAGATGATGATCACACTAGAATAATGGAACCAATAACCGTTGAAGCTATTAAGCAAGCGGCGGCTAGAAAAGTTTCTAATGTTAAATCAAAAGATATTGATGAAGAAGATGAAGATGATGAGTATTACGATGATGAAGACGAAGAGGAAAAATTAACTCCAAAGCAGAAGAAACAAAGAACTAAAAATAGAATTTTACTTGGGCTTCTATTTTTGCTTTTACTTGTTATTGGTGCAGTTTCTGCTTATGCAATTACAAATAATAAAGTAAGACTAAATCCTACGACTACAAGTGAGCAGGTTGAAGTTCCTAATGTAGTTGGTATGACAAGGGATCAAGCTAAGAGCACTATAGAATCAAATGGCCTTGTATTTGTTGATGGTGGTCAAGAAAACAGTGACAAACCAAAGGATACAGTTTCACAGGTCGTTCCTGGTGTAGGTGAAAAGGTTGATAAAAAATCTGAGATTAAAGTGATAATAAGTGCTGGTGTAGCTACAATAAAAGTTCCTGATTTAGTATCACAAGGGTTAGATGCTGATGGTGCTAAAAAAGCTATTGCTAGTGCAGGGTTTTCTGTTGGAAAGCAAACAGAAGATTTTAGTGATACTGTAGCTAAAGGTAAGGTGATGAGCCAAAATCCTGCAGCAAATGATGTTAGAAATAAAGATGATAATACATCAATAGATTTTGTTATTAGCAAAGGACCTCAACCTGTAATAGTTCCTAACCTTATAGGTATGACTGTAGATGGGGCTCAAAAGTATCTTTCAGATAATAAGTTGAGTTTAAATCTAAAGCCAACTGTTGTTGATACAGATAAAATTGATTTAAAAGACCAAGATGGAAAGATATTCAATCAAACTTTACCAACAGGCAAAGAAGTTGATAAAAATTCTGATATAACTGTACAATATTACAGATATACACCAAGAAAGATTGATGTAACTGAGATAATTGGAAAGACTAGAGATTTTGTTGAAAATCAATGGTCAAACAGAAATAATGTAGCATATAAGTTTGATGATCCTTCTCAACCTAAAGATGCAATTGTTGATAGTGTAAGTCCAACTCAGGTTAATCAAGGTGATGCTGTAACTATTAAGCTAAAACCTGCAAATAAACCAGCTCAATAA
- a CDS encoding Stp1/IreP family PP2C-type Ser/Thr phosphatase: protein MVSIKTDVGNKRNLNEDFASYYKDNGYSIYVVTDGMGGHNAGEVASKMAAEGLISYFVENYGTIDDVDILKTAIEHVNRNIFEFSLGDDALTGMGTTITACFVTNSLIQIANVGDSCCLGIINDKIIKITKDHSLVQELLDCGSISEEEAMHHPRKNVITRSIGTNLNVEVDIFDITSSGFEILVLCSDGLTNEISNEEIKDLIKSKSNYDDACTALVELAKDRGGKDNITVMIFGGEI, encoded by the coding sequence ATGGTAAGCATTAAAACAGATGTGGGTAACAAAAGAAATTTAAATGAGGATTTTGCTAGTTACTATAAAGATAATGGATATTCTATTTACGTAGTCACAGATGGTATGGGAGGTCATAATGCTGGTGAAGTAGCAAGTAAAATGGCTGCAGAGGGTTTGATTTCCTATTTTGTTGAAAATTATGGTACAATAGATGATGTTGATATATTAAAAACTGCTATAGAACATGTAAATAGAAATATATTTGAATTTTCATTAGGTGACGATGCTTTAACTGGCATGGGTACGACAATAACAGCTTGCTTTGTAACTAATAGCTTAATACAAATAGCTAATGTTGGAGATAGTTGTTGCTTAGGGATTATAAATGATAAGATAATAAAGATAACTAAAGATCATTCTTTAGTTCAAGAACTTCTGGATTGTGGATCTATAAGTGAAGAGGAGGCAATGCATCATCCTAGAAAAAATGTCATTACAAGATCTATTGGGACAAATTTAAACGTAGAAGTAGATATATTTGATATAACTTCTTCAGGTTTTGAGATACTTGTTTTGTGTTCAGATGGCTTAACTAATGAGATTTCTAATGAAGAGATTAAAGACTTGATCAAGTCCAAATCTAACTATGATGACGCTTGTACTGCTCTTGTTGAACTAGCTAAAGATAGAGGGGGAAAAGACAATATAACTGTAATGATATTTGGAGGAGAGATATAG